A genomic region of Thiohalophilus sp. contains the following coding sequences:
- a CDS encoding bifunctional diguanylate cyclase/phosphodiesterase, translating into MGRKLFLGFIGISLLGITLFGYITYQTAHQTRIEELTKSTVDNAAQLATILGGSDPDKARELLQNLQSRQQVLAYNLFIVDRQQAVIFNTLPKEMAAGLTRSLPNSSDNTGRTELGNLYLLWSRQSVPDSELTLYILRQVQKSGFIPFLKSAGIPLAIASLILLWLAFWCAMILGSLYQRLDQQRRELEYQTLHDSLTGLLNRTSLVDQTELRLQRPLSEGECIALLIIDIKRLKEINDTLGHYAGDALLRLIAERLHDVIRENDILARIVSNEFAILLDGVSEESVLAATTRIQEALSEGYEIEGHKFYLGASIGVAFYPEHALDAINLIRHGEMAMYAAKRIGTDITIYDETHKTSTLEQLKLVSDLRTDLENKNIKLYFQPKVNLESGQTVSLEALARWEHPDHGYIATSRFIHIAENTGLINQLTYWVMEQALKRSRQLQDQGKSLNIAINLSMWNLQDLELVDYLQSLIDKYRVEPSRITLEITETAMMVNHKRALHTLHRLHELGVILSIDDFGTGYSSMTYLKQLPLGEVKIDKSFIKSIHQKPSDSSMVRAIIDLAHNLGLTVVGEGVENRQIAEILRELGCDQGQGSYYADAMPFDELLGWLEN; encoded by the coding sequence ATGGGCAGAAAATTATTTCTCGGCTTTATCGGCATCTCACTGCTTGGTATCACCCTGTTTGGTTATATCACTTATCAGACTGCGCACCAAACCCGGATTGAGGAATTAACAAAGTCCACCGTGGACAATGCCGCGCAACTGGCCACAATTCTCGGGGGAAGCGATCCGGACAAAGCCCGGGAGCTATTGCAGAACCTTCAATCTCGTCAACAGGTTCTTGCCTATAACCTTTTTATCGTCGACCGGCAGCAGGCCGTTATCTTCAACACCCTGCCAAAAGAGATGGCGGCAGGGCTGACCCGGTCGTTACCGAACAGCAGCGACAATACCGGTCGCACCGAGCTCGGGAATCTCTATCTTCTATGGTCAAGACAATCGGTTCCCGATAGCGAACTTACTCTCTATATATTACGTCAGGTGCAAAAAAGCGGCTTCATCCCGTTTTTAAAAAGTGCCGGAATTCCGCTTGCTATCGCCAGTCTGATTCTGTTGTGGCTGGCTTTCTGGTGCGCGATGATCCTGGGTTCGCTATACCAGCGTCTCGACCAACAGCGTCGTGAACTGGAATACCAGACATTACATGACAGCCTGACCGGCCTGCTCAATCGCACCTCCCTGGTCGATCAGACCGAATTACGCCTGCAGCGTCCCCTGTCCGAAGGTGAGTGTATTGCTCTGCTGATTATTGATATCAAACGCCTCAAGGAGATCAATGATACGCTCGGCCATTATGCCGGCGACGCCCTGCTTCGCCTGATTGCCGAACGGTTACATGATGTAATTCGTGAGAATGATATTCTTGCGCGCATTGTCAGCAATGAGTTCGCCATTCTGCTTGACGGGGTATCGGAGGAGTCGGTTCTTGCAGCCACAACCCGGATACAGGAAGCATTGAGCGAAGGTTACGAAATCGAGGGGCATAAGTTCTATTTAGGGGCAAGTATCGGCGTGGCCTTTTATCCTGAACATGCCCTGGATGCCATCAACCTGATTCGCCATGGCGAAATGGCCATGTACGCGGCCAAACGTATCGGCACCGATATCACAATCTATGATGAAACACACAAGACCAGCACGCTTGAACAACTCAAGCTGGTCAGTGATTTGCGCACTGATCTGGAGAATAAAAATATCAAGTTGTATTTCCAGCCCAAGGTCAACCTTGAGAGTGGCCAGACTGTCAGCCTGGAGGCGCTGGCACGCTGGGAACATCCGGATCATGGCTATATAGCCACCAGCCGTTTTATTCATATTGCCGAAAATACCGGCCTGATCAATCAACTGACCTACTGGGTCATGGAACAGGCGCTCAAACGCAGTCGGCAATTACAGGACCAGGGAAAGTCATTGAATATCGCTATCAACCTGTCCATGTGGAATCTTCAGGATCTCGAACTTGTCGACTACCTGCAGAGCCTGATTGACAAGTACAGGGTCGAACCTTCCCGCATCACGCTTGAAATTACCGAAACAGCCATGATGGTCAATCACAAACGGGCACTGCATACCTTGCACCGCCTGCACGAACTCGGGGTCATTTTATCGATTGACGACTTTGGAACCGGCTATTCTTCGATGACCTACCTCAAGCAATTGCCGCTTGGCGAGGTAAAGATCGATAAGAGCTTTATCAAGTCTATACACCAGAAGCCCAGTGATTCTTCCATGGTGCGGGCAATCATCGATTTGGCCCACAATCTTGGGCTCACGGTGGTGGGCGAGGGCGTGGAAAACCGGCAGATCGCCGAAATATTACGCGAGCTCGGCTGCGATCAGGGACAGGGAAGTTATTACGCCGACGCCATGCCGTTTGACGAGCTGCTCGGATGGCTGGAAAACTGA
- a CDS encoding DUF2892 domain-containing protein, with amino-acid sequence MATRFSPDMGYLDRFLRMIAGLILIYVGFITPQLVGNAMINLLPGLLGILNLASALTAFCPLYSPANIRTR; translated from the coding sequence ATGGCGACACGCTTCTCCCCCGATATGGGCTATCTCGATCGGTTTTTGCGTATGATTGCCGGTCTGATTTTGATCTATGTCGGATTCATCACACCGCAGCTTGTCGGCAATGCTATGATCAATCTGCTTCCGGGGCTGCTTGGAATTCTCAATCTGGCCTCGGCGCTGACCGCATTCTGCCCGCTCTATAGTCCGGCTAACATCAGAACAAGGTAA
- a CDS encoding response regulator transcription factor, with protein sequence MHIALVEDDPAMLELLVLWLEEAGHDCSCYREGLEFIRQASHKNFDVVLLDWLLPNFSGEQILSRLKHQAEWDTPIVFVTARDSEEDMVRMLNQGADDYLVKPIHRPVLLARINAVTRRSHKPGAQDVFTLNEFRVDQESRLITRDDEPIKLTEKEFKLVTLLFQNVGRLLSRDYILSSVWGYDASLNTRTVDTHVSRIRKKLELFPERGWRLSSIYHQGYRLEQIPPDEQDSAAG encoded by the coding sequence GTGCATATTGCGCTGGTGGAAGATGATCCGGCAATGCTGGAACTACTTGTCTTGTGGCTGGAGGAAGCCGGCCATGACTGCTCCTGTTACCGGGAAGGCCTGGAGTTTATTCGCCAGGCCAGCCACAAGAACTTCGATGTGGTCCTGCTGGACTGGCTGTTACCAAATTTCTCCGGTGAGCAAATTCTCTCGCGGCTGAAGCATCAGGCGGAATGGGATACTCCCATCGTATTTGTCACTGCCCGCGATTCCGAAGAAGATATGGTCAGGATGCTTAACCAGGGCGCAGATGATTATCTGGTCAAGCCGATACACCGGCCGGTGCTGTTGGCGAGAATCAATGCAGTGACCCGCCGCTCGCACAAGCCCGGTGCACAGGATGTATTCACGCTGAACGAGTTCAGGGTCGACCAGGAATCACGCTTGATCACCCGCGATGATGAGCCGATCAAGCTGACCGAAAAAGAGTTCAAGCTGGTGACGTTGCTGTTCCAGAATGTCGGCCGGCTGCTGTCACGCGACTACATCCTCTCCTCGGTCTGGGGCTATGATGCCAGCCTGAATACCCGCACCGTGGATACCCACGTGAGCCGCATACGTAAGAAACTCGAACTGTTTCCCGAGCGGGGCTGGCGGTTGAGCTCCATCTACCACCAGGGCTACCGCTTGGAACAGATTCCGCCCGACGAGCAGGATTCCGCCGCCGGCTGA